AAGGTGGCGCCGCCGTTCAAGCAGGTCGAGTTCGACATCATGTTCGGCGAGGGCGTATCGAAGGTCGGCGAGCTGATCGACCTCGGCGTCAAGGCCGGCATCGTCGAGAAGTCGGGCGCCTGGTTCTCCTACGACAGCCAGCGCCTCGGCCAGGGCCGCGAGAACTCGAAGGGCTTCCTGCGCGACAACCCCGACATCGCCAACAAGATCGAGGCCTCGATCCGGCAGAATTCGGGCCTCGTCGCCGACAAGATCCTCGAGAACGCCACGCCGACCGCCGACGACCTCGACGAGGGGACGGCCTGACCGAGGGATCGGCTCCAAAGGACGTCAGGGGCCGCCGCGCGACGAGCGCGGCGGCCCTTTCTCGTTACAGGCCGCCCGGCCCGGCCCAGCCGAACAGCCCGCCGAACACGAAGCCGATGCCGACGATCGCCACGCCCCAGACCGGCGTGCGGATCCACGGGATGCCGAAGCCGTAGATCGGCAGGTAGAGGAGGCGTGCCCAGAAATAGAGCTCGGCTCCCCACGCCACCGCACCGCCCTGTCTCCCCGTGACCGCGGCGGCGAGCACCAGGGCGGCGAAGAGCGGGAAGGTCTCGAAGAAGTTGGCGGAGGCCCGCTTCAGCCGGGCGGCGGCGCCGGTGACCTCGCCCTCGCCCTCCCGGTTGCCCGCCGCCCAGGTCAGCCCGCCGCGCTGCTGGAGCCCGGCGATCGAGGCCGCCATGACGTGGGCAAAGCCCAGGGCGGCCGAGAAGGCGAGGAGGCGGATCTCTTCGGTCATGACGGCGTGAATCCTGCCGGGGCGGGCCGGCGGCCGCGCTTGCTGAGCCTCACATAGCGGCGGTGCCCCGCCTCGACACGGGGGGAGCGCGTGACTAAAGACACGCGGATGCATCCGCGGGCCGCCCGTGGTGCGCTCCGTTTCCAATGCCCGCCTTTCGCCCGGCCCGCCTTCCGCAGAGACGATTCTTCCCATGAGTGGCGTCAACGAGATCCGGTCCACCTTCCTGGACTACTTCGCCAAGCACGGTCACGAGGTGGTGCCGTCCTCGCCGCTGGTGCCGCGCAACGACCCGACGTTGATGTTCACCAACGCCGGCATGGTGCAGTTCAAGAACGTCTTCACCGGCGTCGAGAAGCGGCCCTACCAGCGCGCCACCACGGCCCAGAAGTGCGTGCGCGCCGGCGGCAAGCACAACGACCTCGACAACGTCGGGTACACGGCGCGCCACCACACCTTCTTCGAGATGCTGGGCAATTTCTCGTTCGGCGACTATTTCAAGCCGCTGGCGATCGAGCTCGCCTGGAACCTCGTCACCAAGGAGTTCGGGCTCTCGCCCGAGAGGCTGCTGGTCACGGTCTACGCCGACGACGACGATGCCGCCGCCCTGTGGCGCAAGATCGCCGGCTTCTCCGACGACCGCATCATCCGCATCCCGACCTCCGACAATTTCTGGCAGATGGGCGATACCGGCCCCTGCGGCCCGTGCTCGGAGATCTTCATCGACCAGGGCCCGGAGCTGTGGGGCGGTCCGCCCGGCAGCCCGGAGGAGGACGGCGACCGCTTCCTCGAGTTCTGGAACCTCGTGTTCATGCAGTACGAGCAGATCGAGCCGGGCAACCGGGTCGGCCTGCCGCGGCCCTCGATCGATACCGGCATGGGCCTCGAGCGCATGGCGGCGATCCTCCAGGGCGTGAAGAGCAACTACGACACCGACCTGTTCCGCAGCCTGATCGACGCGGTGGCGCACCAGGTCGGCCGGGCGCCCGAGGGCAAGGAGACCGCCTCCTACCGGGTGATCGCCGACCACCTGCGCGCCGCGTCCTTCCTCGTCGCCGACGGGGTGCTGCCGAGCAACGAGGGCCGCGGCTACGTGCTGCGCCGGATCATGCGGCGCGCCATGCGCCACGCCCAGCTCCTCGGCGCCCGCGACCCGATGATGTTCCGCCTGGTGCCGACGCTCGTGCGCGAGATGGGCCAGGCCTATCCCGAACTGGCGCGCGCCGAGAGCCTGATCGCCGAGACCCTGCGGCTGGAGGAGACCCGGTTCCGCCGCACCCTCGAGCGCGGCCTGTCGATCCTCGACGCCGAGACCCGCGACCTGTCGGAGGGCCAGAGCCTGTCGGGCGAGACCGCCTTCACCCTCTACGACACCTACGGCTTCCCCCTCGACCTGACCCAGGACGCGCTCAAGTCCCGCGGCATCGCGGTCGATACCGACGGCTTCTCGGCCGCGATGCAGCGCCAGCGCGCGGCCGCCCGCGCCGCTTGGGTCGGCTCCGGCGAGGCCGCCACCGAGACCCTGTGGTACGCCCTTCGCGAGCGCACCGGCGCCACCGAGTTCCTGGGATACGACACGGAAGAGGCCGAGGCCGTGGTCACCGCGCTCGTGCGTGGCGGCGCCGAGGTCGAGGCGATCCAGGCCGGCGAGGAGGGCCTGCTCGTCGTCACCCAGACGCCGTTCTATGCTGAGTCCGGCGGCCAGGTCGGCGATACCGGCACGGTGACGGGCCCGGGTCTCAAGGTCCGGGTGACCGCGACCGAGAAGAAGCTCGGCGACCTCTTCGTCCACCACGTCGCGGTGGGGGAGGGGACCTTGAGCCTCAACCAGCCGGTCGAGCTGAAGGTCGATCACGCCCGCCGCTCGGCGATCCGCGCCAACCACTCCGCCACCCACCTGCTGCACGAGGCCCTGCGCCAGGTGCTCGGCGACCACGTCGCCCAGAAGGGCTCGCTCGTCGCGCCCGAGCGCCTGCGCTTCGACATCAGCCACCCGAAGCCGATCGAGGCCGAGGAACTGGCCCGGGTCGAGGAGATCGCCAACCGGGTGCTGCTCCAGAACGAGCCGGTGGTGACGAAGCTGATGGCGGTCGACGACGCCATCGCGTCGGGTGCCCGCGCGCTGTTCGGGGAGAAGTACGGCGAGGAGGTGCGCGTGGTCTCGATGGGCCGCGACGCCGCCGAGGACGGCCGGCCCAGGACCTTCTCGGTCGAGCTCTGCGGCGGTACCCATGTCGGGCGTACCGGCGATATCGGCCTGGTGACGGTGCTGGCCGAGAGCGCGGTCGGCGCCGGCGTGCGCCGGATCGAGGCGATGACGGGCGATGCCGCCCGCCGGCATCTGGCCGGCGAGAGCCGCCGGCTCGCGGCGATCGCGGGTCTCCTCAAGGCGCCGGTCGCCGAGGCCCCCGAGCGCTTGGCCGCCCTCCTCGACGAGCGCCGCCGGATGGAGCGCGAGCTCGCGGATGCGCGCCGCAAGCTCGCCATGGGCGGGGGGGCCGCCGGCGGCAACGACGATGCCGTGCGCGACGTCGCCGGCACGAAGCTTATGGCCCGGGTCGTGCAGGGGGTCGAGATGCGCGACCTCAAGAGCCTGGCCGACGAGGGCAAGAAGCGGCTCGGCTCCGGGATCGTGGCGATCGTCGGCGTGGCGCCGGACGGCAAGGCCGGCCTCGTCGTCGGCGTGACCGAGGACCTGACCGGCCGGTTCGACGCCGTCGCCCTGGTGCGGGCGGGCTCGGAGCGGCTCGGCGGCAAGGGCGGCGGCGGGCGCCGCGACATGGCCCAGGCCGGCGGTCCCGACGGGGCGGCGGCCGACGCCGCCCTGGAGGCGATCACGGCGGCCCTGGCGGGCGCCTGATCGCGGACGGGGCGAGCGGGGGCCGGTGGCCGACATCGAGGTGTCACGAGTGATGCGTTGCGGCCACAGGCCGGTCATCGCGGGCGAGGCGGGCCCGTTCCGCCTCCGGGAGCGCGGCCTTCGCTCCCGGGGCCACCCCTTTCGCCCGTTCGACGAGCATTCCGCTCACGTCGTCCCAAATATCCGCCGCCACGTCCCGCAATCGCGTCTGGCCGAGATCGGCCGGGTGGTCGTGAAGAGGGCGGAGCTGTACGAGTGCCGATTGCAGCTCGTCTCGCCAAACCGTGCTCGATCGCCGGCCGACCTTGCTCATCCCGCATCGGCGAAGTAGAGGCTGCGGAGCCCGGTCGAGCGCGGCTCGGGGACGTGGTTGCGCCACGATTGCCGGGCAAGAGCCGCCCGACGAAATCGGGCCGCGCGACGTCGGAAGGTTGCAGGGATGCAGGTCATCGATCAGGCGATACCGGCGGTGAAGCTGGTGATCCCGAAGCGGCACGGCGATGCGCGCGGCTGGTTCTCGGAAACCTACCGGGCCGACATCCTGGCTGCCCACGGCGTCGAGGACCGCTTCATCCAGGACAACCAGTCCTTCTCGGCGCAACAGGGAACCGTCCGCGGCCTGCACTTCCAGCGCCATCCCTTCGCCCAGGCCAAACTGATCCGCGTGCTCGCCGGCGCGATCCTCGACGTTGCCGTCGACCTGCGCCGCGACTCGCCCACCTACGGCCGCCACGTCGCCGTCCGCCTCGATGCGTCGGACGGCCACCAGCTCTACGTCCCGATCGGCTTCGGGCATGGCTTCTGCACCCTCGAGCCGGACACGATGGTGGCCTACAAGGTCGCCGGCGGCGTCTACAGCCCGGAGCACGACGGCAACCTGCTGTGGAACGATCCGGATCTCGGCATCGACTGGCCGGTGACCGAGGCCGAGGCCCAGCTCTCGGAGAAGGACAAGGTCGCGCCCCGCTTCGCCGACCTCCCCCCGCTGTTCTGACGGCCTGGCCGGCATCCACCCCTTCCCGGAGATCACCCACCCCATGCGCATCCTCGTCACGGGCGGCTGCGGCTTCATCGGCTCGGCCCTGGTCCTGCACCTCGTCCACGACCTCGGCCACGAGGTCCTGACCCTCGACGCGCTGACCTACGCGGCGAACCCGATCTCGCTGATGCCGCTGAAGGGCGACAACCGGCACCGCTTCGCGGAGGCCGACATCTGCGACCACGAGAAGGTCTCGGGCCTTTTCGCCGAGTTCCGGCCGCAAGCCGTGATGCACCTCGCCGCCGAGAGCCACGTCGACCGCTCGATCACCGGGCCGGGTGCCTTCATCCGCACCAACGTGGTCGGCACCCAGGTCATGCTGGAAGTCGCCCGCAGCTACTATAACGGGCTCTCGGGCGCGGAGCGCGACGCCTTCCGCTTCCTCCACGTCTCGACCGACGAGGTCTACGGCTCGTTGCCCCCGGGCGCCTTCTTCACCGAGGACAGCCGCTACGACCCGCGCTCGCCCTACTCGGCCTCCAAGGCAGCCTCCGACCACCTGGCGCGGGCCTGGCACGAGACCTACGGCCTGCCGGTGCTGGTGACCAACTGCTC
The sequence above is drawn from the Methylobacterium terrae genome and encodes:
- a CDS encoding MAPEG family protein, with the protein product MTEEIRLLAFSAALGFAHVMAASIAGLQQRGGLTWAAGNREGEGEVTGAAARLKRASANFFETFPLFAALVLAAAVTGRQGGAVAWGAELYFWARLLYLPIYGFGIPWIRTPVWGVAIVGIGFVFGGLFGWAGPGGL
- the alaS gene encoding alanine--tRNA ligase, giving the protein MSGVNEIRSTFLDYFAKHGHEVVPSSPLVPRNDPTLMFTNAGMVQFKNVFTGVEKRPYQRATTAQKCVRAGGKHNDLDNVGYTARHHTFFEMLGNFSFGDYFKPLAIELAWNLVTKEFGLSPERLLVTVYADDDDAAALWRKIAGFSDDRIIRIPTSDNFWQMGDTGPCGPCSEIFIDQGPELWGGPPGSPEEDGDRFLEFWNLVFMQYEQIEPGNRVGLPRPSIDTGMGLERMAAILQGVKSNYDTDLFRSLIDAVAHQVGRAPEGKETASYRVIADHLRAASFLVADGVLPSNEGRGYVLRRIMRRAMRHAQLLGARDPMMFRLVPTLVREMGQAYPELARAESLIAETLRLEETRFRRTLERGLSILDAETRDLSEGQSLSGETAFTLYDTYGFPLDLTQDALKSRGIAVDTDGFSAAMQRQRAAARAAWVGSGEAATETLWYALRERTGATEFLGYDTEEAEAVVTALVRGGAEVEAIQAGEEGLLVVTQTPFYAESGGQVGDTGTVTGPGLKVRVTATEKKLGDLFVHHVAVGEGTLSLNQPVELKVDHARRSAIRANHSATHLLHEALRQVLGDHVAQKGSLVAPERLRFDISHPKPIEAEELARVEEIANRVLLQNEPVVTKLMAVDDAIASGARALFGEKYGEEVRVVSMGRDAAEDGRPRTFSVELCGGTHVGRTGDIGLVTVLAESAVGAGVRRIEAMTGDAARRHLAGESRRLAAIAGLLKAPVAEAPERLAALLDERRRMERELADARRKLAMGGGAAGGNDDAVRDVAGTKLMARVVQGVEMRDLKSLADEGKKRLGSGIVAIVGVAPDGKAGLVVGVTEDLTGRFDAVALVRAGSERLGGKGGGGRRDMAQAGGPDGAAADAALEAITAALAGA
- the rfbC gene encoding dTDP-4-dehydrorhamnose 3,5-epimerase, translating into MQVIDQAIPAVKLVIPKRHGDARGWFSETYRADILAAHGVEDRFIQDNQSFSAQQGTVRGLHFQRHPFAQAKLIRVLAGAILDVAVDLRRDSPTYGRHVAVRLDASDGHQLYVPIGFGHGFCTLEPDTMVAYKVAGGVYSPEHDGNLLWNDPDLGIDWPVTEAEAQLSEKDKVAPRFADLPPLF
- the rfbB gene encoding dTDP-glucose 4,6-dehydratase — translated: MRILVTGGCGFIGSALVLHLVHDLGHEVLTLDALTYAANPISLMPLKGDNRHRFAEADICDHEKVSGLFAEFRPQAVMHLAAESHVDRSITGPGAFIRTNVVGTQVMLEVARSYYNGLSGAERDAFRFLHVSTDEVYGSLPPGAFFTEDSRYDPRSPYSASKAASDHLARAWHETYGLPVLVTNCSNNYGPRHFPEKLIPLMILNALDGKDLPVYGDGQNERDWIHVEDHARGLVAVLEKGRVGETYLLGGRSVRNNLDVVKTLCAIFDRLRPEAGPHERLIKFVTDRPGHDRRYAIDPSKAEAEVGYKPTRTFEQALEDTVRWYLDNESWWRPIREGRYSGERLGLSAE